From Streptomyces sp. SCSIO 75703:
TCGCCGAGGTCCGCCGCGCGCTGGAACAGCTCGCACACGACCATCCCTTCCTGCTGACCAGCAGATACGCCGACGACCACGCCGAGATCCGCTACTGGGAGGAGGCCCGCGACCTGCACGACGCCGCCGCCGTCGCCCTCCGCCTGTGGGGCGAGCACCGGCAGACCGCCGGACTGCCGCCCTGGGAGATCGTCGGCCTGGAGGTCATCGACCGGGCCACCTACCACCAGCGCATCGCCGCCGGCTACGGCCCCGCCCCCGCCACCCCCGTCGGCGTCCACCCCTTCTGAGGCTCCGGGGCTCCGGGGCTTCTCCGGCCGCGGTGCCTGGGTGTCCGCGCGCCTGCGTGTCTGCGTGTCTGCGTGTCTGCGTGCCTTGGCGTTTTCGGGGTCTCGGGATCTCGGGGTCTCGGTATCGCGGTGTCCCGGGGGCCGCGGAAAGCCCCGCCCGCGGGCCGCCCGGCTGCCGGGCATGCCGGGCGTCGCGTGCGTCCGGCGGCGCCTCCCGGGGTCCCGGGGGGCGGGCCCCGGCGGGCTGGCCCCCCTGCGGTCCGGGCCCCTCTGGGCCGGACCCTCGTGGGTCGCCCCCTCGCGGACCGGGCCCGCCCGGGAACCCCGGACCGCCCGCCCGGCCGATCCACCGCAAAACAGACGTCTCGGGGTGTGGGACAAGCCCCGGACGCCCCGCTCCGGCGCATTACCCTGCCCCCATGACCACGCTCTCGCCGTACGACTCGATGTCCCCGGTCACCCAGGCCGCCTACCGGGCCAAGGCCGCCGCCGCCGACCTCGCGCCGCTGCCGCGAGCCCTCAAGGACGACGCGCTGCTCGCCGTGGCCGACGCCCTCGAGGTCCGCACCGGCGAGATCGTCGAAGCCAACGCCCAGGACGTGGCCAAGGCCCGCGCCGCCGGCACCGCCGACGCCATGATCGACCGGCTCACCCTCACCCCCGAGCGGATCCGCGCCATCGCCGCCGACGTCCGCGACGTCGTCGCCCTCCCCGACCCCGTCGGCGAGGTCGTCCGCGGCTCCACCCTCCCCAACGGCATCGACCTGCGCCAGGTCCGCGTCCCCCTCGGCGTCGTCGGCATCATCTACGAAGGCCGCCCCAACGTCACCGTCGACGCCGCCGCCCTCTGCCTCAAGTCCGGCAACGCCGTCCTCCTGCGCGGCTCCTCCTCCGCCTACCAGTCCAACACCGCCCTCGTCCGCGTCCTCCGCGACGCCGTCGGCGGCGCCGGACTGCCCGCCGACGCGATCCAGCTCGTCCCCGGCGAGAGCCGCGACAGCGTCCGCGAGCTGATGCGCGCCCGCGGCCTCGTCGACGTCCTCATCCCGCGCGGCGGCGCCTCCCTCATCCGCACCGTCGTCCAGGAATCCACCGTCCCCGTCATCGAGACCGGCACCGGCAACTGCCACGTCTACGTCGACGCCCACGCCGACCTCGACACGGCCATCGACATCCTCGTCAACTCCAAGGCACACCGCGTCAGCGTCTGCAACGCCGCCGAGACCCTCCTCGTCCACCAGGACATCGCCCCCGCCTTCCTGCCCCGCGCCCTGGACGCCCTCGCCGACGCCGGCATCACCGTCCACGCCGACGAACGCGTCCTCGCCCACGCCAAGGACACCCGCGCCACCCTCGTCGAGGCCACCCCCGAGGACTGGGAGACCGAATACCTCTCCCACGACATCGCCGCCGCCGTCGTCGACTCCCTGGACAAGGCCGTCGAACACATCCGCCTGTGGACCTCCGGTCACACCGAGGCCATCGTCACCAGCTCGCAGCAGGCCGCCCGCCGCTTCACCCAACTGGTCGACTCCACCACCGTCGCCGTCAACGCCTCCACCCGCTTCACCGACGGCGGCCAGTTCGGCTTCGGCGCCGAGATCGGCATCTCCACCCAGAAGCTGCACGCCCGCGGCCCCATGGGCCTGCCCGAGCTGACCAGCACCAAGTACATCGTCACCGGCGACGGACACGTACGCCGCTGAGGGCGCACGCCGGGGGCATATGCCCCCGGCCCGCTCCGGCGCGTGCGCCGTCGCGTCGAACGGGGCATCTCACCCAGCGGATGAATTTCCCCACCGTCTGCCCAAAACGACCCCCCGCCACTACTCTGGAACCGTGCCGGAGGACGTGGGGGGCACGCCGTTCCCGGACGGCTGGGAGCCCGACGACGACCACGACCACGGGGTGACGGACGAAGAGTTCGCCTCCGTGGTCTTCGACGAGGACTTCGTCCGCGCCGCGGCGGTCCACGAGCCATCCGCGGTGGAACGCCTGCTCGCCGCCGCCGAGGCCAGAGCCGAAGCCTCCGAAGCGGAGGCCGCCCGCCGCACCCGCGCCCGCGGCGAACGCCCCGACGACCCGTACCCCGGATACGGCCACCACCCCGGCACCGACGACCCCGACGAGGACCTCGACCCGCTCGACCGCCCCTACGGCGCCCCCGGCGCCTACGGCCGGCAGGCCCGCTGGCACCGCCCCGTCGCCTGGGTCCTCGCCGTCGTCATGGGCGTCGGCATGGTCGCCCTCGCCTTCGCCGCCGTCTACCGCGGCTCCTCCTCCGGCGGCGGCAGCCCCCAGCAGGCCCCGCCCCCCGCCTCCACCGGCCGGGAACAGGGCGGCGACCACACCGGCCCCTCCGCCTCCGCCGACCACTCCACACCCCCCGTCCCCGTCATCCCGCACAGCCCCTGACCACTACCGCCCACCCGGCCGCCCCCGCCCCAACTTGACGCGCACGGGCGCGTTTACGCGGCCCCCCGCAGACCAACCCTGGAAGTATGGGAGGGTCTGACGATCCGCCCGAAGGGACACCCGAGGGTGCGCCCGGAGGCGGCGATGACGAGTACCGGTCCGTCGTCTTCGACGAATCGTTCATCCGCGCTGCCCGCCTCCAGGAATACTCCGCCGAGGAACGCGTCACCGACCACGCCCCCGCCGTCCGCCGCAGACCCCGCCGCCGACGCGGACTGCCCCACCAGGCACTCATCCTCGTCATGCTGGTCGCCGTCGCCTTCGGCACCGCCATCTACATGGGCGTACGCCACCCCTACCAAGGCCCCGCCGCCCAGCGCCTCGGCGAACCCGCCAGGCTGAGCGTCGTCCCCCTCGCCCCCCGCCACCCCGTCCCCGGCGCCGACGACCCCGAACGCCTCTACGCCCACAGCCCCGCCGCCCGCTTCCGGACCGGCGCCGACGGCATCACCCTCCCCGGCGGACGCCGCACCGCCCACTTCTCCGACGACCAGGTCCTCAGCGCCCTCGCTATCGCCAAGGACTACATCGTCCGCTCCTCCCTCGACCCCGACGTCCTCACCGGCGGCCCCGTCCGCACCGTCCGCGTCCTCCTCGACCCCGACCAGCACGACCAGTTCGACCGCGGCTTCAGCCACCCCGCCGCCGACGGCCGCAACACCCCCACCGGCTGGCTCGTGCGCTTCGACCCCGACCACGCCCGCCTCGCCGACGACCAGACCCGCGTCCAGGGCCACCTCACCCTCACCGAGAGCGACTCCTCCACGCTCGAGGTGACCGCCGACCACACCCTCGTCTACGCCCTGCGCCCCGCCGACGACCCGCACGGCAAGGTCTCCCTCTTCACCGTCCGCCGCGAACTGCTCTTCCGCTTCGACCGCGACGACCTGCGCCTCCACCACACCCGCCTCGTCACCTCCTCCGTACGCGCCGGCCCCCTCTCCTGCGCCGAGAACCCCGCCAACCACCTCCGCCCCCTCCTCGCCGGCCAGACCCCCAAGGACGGCGCACCCGCCGACACCGACCCCTACACCCCCGACGGCGTCACCCACCTCTGCGGCACACTCGCGGACCGGGCCCAGCCGACGGGGGGATGAGATGGGCGGTGGCTGTGAGACGAGCGACGGGGGAGAGGGCGTGCGAGGCGGCTCGCGCAGGCCTAAGCGGCCGGTAGGAGGCCCCCAGGCGTGTCGTGCCCTCGGCGTGTCGTGGTGTCGCGGTGGGGAGCCGCGAAGAGACCCCGGGCGTGTCGTGCCCGCCCGCAGGGCGCCCAGGGAGCGCTCCCGCCCCCGG
This genomic window contains:
- a CDS encoding glutamate-5-semialdehyde dehydrogenase; amino-acid sequence: MTTLSPYDSMSPVTQAAYRAKAAAADLAPLPRALKDDALLAVADALEVRTGEIVEANAQDVAKARAAGTADAMIDRLTLTPERIRAIAADVRDVVALPDPVGEVVRGSTLPNGIDLRQVRVPLGVVGIIYEGRPNVTVDAAALCLKSGNAVLLRGSSSAYQSNTALVRVLRDAVGGAGLPADAIQLVPGESRDSVRELMRARGLVDVLIPRGGASLIRTVVQESTVPVIETGTGNCHVYVDAHADLDTAIDILVNSKAHRVSVCNAAETLLVHQDIAPAFLPRALDALADAGITVHADERVLAHAKDTRATLVEATPEDWETEYLSHDIAAAVVDSLDKAVEHIRLWTSGHTEAIVTSSQQAARRFTQLVDSTTVAVNASTRFTDGGQFGFGAEIGISTQKLHARGPMGLPELTSTKYIVTGDGHVRR